In SAR202 cluster bacterium, the DNA window GCCGCTGCCTTCCCGCTCCTTCTGCTTGCGAGTCATGTACAAAGCCAGAGGCCGTCCTTTGGAGGCGAATTTAACCAGGGCGTCCTGCTGGTGTATGGCCAGCTGATGAGGCTGTGTGGGAGTCATGTAGACCGCGTTTAGAAAGGCGCTGTCGCCCTCACGCCCTTCAAAGAGCGCGCCCAGGTCCATGTCCTTGGCGCTGACACGCTCGATGGGCACGCCGTACTCGGAGACGATGCGCTGTTTTAGATAGTCCGGCAGGTCCAGACCCTCGCCGGGGACGAAGATGATTTGAGCGCCAAATCGCAGCAGGGCCAGGGTGAGCGAGTGGACGGTGCGACCGTTTTTCAAGTCGCCACAGAGGGCGACTCGCAGGCCCTCCAGAGCGCCGTGTTCCTTTTTAAGGGTCAGCAAGTCGCAGAGGGTCTGGGTGGGGTGTTCGTGGCCGCCGTCGCCGGCGTTGACCACGGGTACGGTGGCGTACTCGGCGGCCAGGCGGGCGGAGCCTTCCCAGGGGTGGCGTATGACAATGAGGTCAGCGTAGCCGCTCCAGACACGCATGGTGTCGGCCAGGGTCTCGCCCTTGGCGAGGGAGGACGTGGCGGCGTCGGCGGTAGTGATGGTCTGGCCGCCGAGGCGCTTCATGGCCGACTCGAAGGAGCCGCGGGTGCGGGTGCTGGGCTCGAGGAACAGGCTCGCCATGAGATAACCGGAGGCCAGGCCGTAGCAGGCCCGCAGGTCTTGCTGCATCTCCCCTGCCAGCTCCAGAACGTCCTCAATCTGCTGGTTGCTCAGGTCTTCTATGGTGGAAAGGCTGTTCTTGCGCATACCTACTCCTCCCTGTAGCGAATAAGGGCTACCTGGTCAACGCCATCGACTTCCTTCAATCGCACCTGGATCCGCTCGGACATCGACGTGGGCAGATTTTTGCCGACGTAGTCGGCGCGGATGGGCAGCTCGCGATGTCCCCTGTCCACCAGCACCGCCAGCTCCACCAGGCCGGGGCGGCCGGCGTGGGTGAGGGCGTCAAGAGCAGCCCTGGAGGTGCGGCCCGTGAACAGCACATCGTCAACGATAATGACTTTTCGACCGGCGACGGGTGCGGATAGGGGAGCCGCCTTGACCGGGCCGTTGGAGTGGTTGGACCGGTCGTCGCGGAAGGGCCGGGGGTCGAGGCACACCACGGGGACGGCGTCGCCCTCTAAATCGAGGAGCTTTTGGGCGAGGCGCTGGGCTATGGGGAGGCCTCGGGTGGGGATGCCGGCCAGCACCAGGTCATCGACGCCTTTGTGGCGTTCCAGCACCTGGTGGGCCATGCGGGAGAGGACGCGGCGCAGGTCGTCCTCGGTCATCAGTATTTTTGAGCTTATGGCTTCTTTAGTGTTTGGCAACTAAAAACCCCTTGTCGACGGCTGACAAGGGGTGCGCTGAGTCCACATCTAGTGCGGCCCTGCCTTGCCAGCCTCACCGGGCTGTATTTAAAGGTCGGTCCGTATCCCGCTATTAAGTTGAAATCAGCGTAGCAAAAGTTGAGGAGGATGACAAGGGGCAGTTTTGAGTTTTGGGGTAACAGAAAAACCTATCATTTCACATCGCTCTCTTCTGAAGGTCCCGCCTCTTCCACGTCCCTCTCGCCCTTGGCGGCCATACGCTTCCGAAATGCCGCAATCCTGCGCCAGCTTGTCCTATTGAATTTAGACTCTTCGATTTTTCTGCTCGCCAGGGTGCGGCCCTGTTCTTTCAACTGCTTTGCCAGAGTAGAAGGCTGGCCCAAAATTCGCAGCGCGTTTCTGGACCACCTGTCCAGCGTGAGCGGCAGCACTCGGGCTCCTGCGGCCGCCAGCAGGAGCCGCGGCGCCGATTCCAGCACCAGGGAGTTTAGGGCGATGCTCACAATGGCCGCGGCCACCACCAGCGAGAACATCTCCCTGGAGATGGCGCCCTGCTCCAGTCCAACGTCGGCGACGATAAAAGCAAACTCGCCGATCTGCGCCAGCAGGATCCCGCCTAGAACAGCCGTCACCAGGGGGTAGCGAAAGAGCTTTATCGCGGCGGCGGAAATCAAAGATTTCCCCAGGATAACGGCCGCTAATATCGCCAGGAACCACATGGGGTTTTGGGTAAGGCTATCGGGGTCGAAAAGCATTCCAATGGACACAAAGAAGAGGGCGGCGAAAACGTCCCGCAAAGGCATGAGCCTGGCGTCCATGTTATTCCGGCGGATGGCGTCGGCGGCGACGAGACCGCCCACAAAGGCCCCCAGGGTAAAGGACAGGTCTAGAGCGCTGAGGGCCAGCCCGCTCCCTATCGCCACGGCCACGGCAGTCAGCAGCGTTATCTCGCCTGAGTCGTACTTCCCCACCCAGTCAATAAGGCGGGGCCACACAAGACGACCGGTAAAAAATACAGCCGCAGAGACGCCGATGACTTCCAGGATAGCCAGAGGAAGCGAAACAAGTCCCTCGGCGTCGGCCCCAAGGAACACCAGCAGCAATAACAATAGAGGGACAGAGGAAAGGTCCTGGACTACGCTCACACCAAGGGCAATCCTGCCGTGGACAGAGTCGCCCTCGTTGCGGTCTTCGAGAATCTTGATAATGGCCGCGCTGCTAGTCTGGGCAAGAATAGTGCCCAACAAGATGCCTTCAGCCAGGCTCAGGTTAAAGACCGGCGTCAGAAGGATTCCAAGAAGGATGGTCAATACTATCTGCGCCAGGCCGCCGAAAAGGATCACAGGGCCCATCTCCCTAAATTTGGAAACAGGGAGGTTGGCGCCCATCACAAAAAGCAGCAGGGCAAGGCCTATCTGAGTGAGAAATCGCAGGCCCTCAAACTCCACCTCAGGACCGGGGGTGAAGGGGCCGAAGAGGGCGCCGGCTAGAAGATAACCCAGAATTACAGGCTGTCCGAGCCTGATAGCCACCAGACCGCCGATGGCGGCGGCCGCCACAATGATGACAAGGTTTACCAGGATGTCATATTCAGGACTCAAGAGACTCCGGCCATGTCCGTAGGGTAAACCTATCATAAGATACTAGTTCCAGGGCCGCAATCAAGCTTGATAGCCTCTTCCCCAAATGCTCATCATTGTTAGTATGACGGGTAACGGCTCGATAGGCAGACTTAATTGCGAAAGAATATCCCCTGGCGTATAATACGCCCAGTTTCTACATCTCTCCCCTACATATGTGAAAGGAGCGGCAATGGAGACAGGTACTACAGGTACTTGGAAGGTCAAAGTTGGACTGGCCCAGATGCTAAAGGGCGGCGTTATCATGGATGTGGTCACCGCTGACCAGGCTAAGATTGCTGAAGATGCCGGCGCCTGCGCCGTCATGGCCCTGGAGCGTGTGCCCGCCGACATCCGAGCCGCCGGCGGCGTCGCCAGAATGTCCGACCCCACTAAGATCATCGAAATCCAGGAGGCCGTGACTATTCCCGTCATGGCCAAGTGCCGCATCGGTCACTTTGTAGAAGCCCAGGTCCTGGAAGCTCTAGGCATCGACTATATAGACGAGTCGGAAGTCCTCACCCCCGCCGACGAAGACCACCACGTTTTGAAGCACGACTTCAAGGTGCCCTTCGTCTGCGGCTGCCGCAATCTGGGCGAGGCCCTGCGCCGCATATCCGAGGGCGCGGCCATGATCCGCACCAAGGGCGAGGCTGGCACCGGCGACGTGGTAGAGGCCGTCAGGCACAACCGCACCGTGCAGGACGAGATTCGTAAGATTAAGAACATGCTGGATGAGGAGCTGCCTACCGAGGCCAAGAACCTGGGCGCTCCCATTGAGCTGGTGAGGGAAGTGAAGAAGCTGGGACGCCTGCCCGTGGTGAACTTCTCCGCCGGCGGCGTCGCCACACCCTCCGATGCCGCGCTGATGATGCAGCTAGGCTCCGACGGCGTGTTTGTAGGCTCCGGCATCTTCAAGTCGGAGAACCCCGCCAAGATGGCTAAGGCTATTGTTCAGGCCACCACCCACTTCCGTGAGCCCAAGATTGTGGCCGAGGTCTCCAAGGGCTTGGGAACGCCCATGTCCGGCATCGCCGTAAAGAGCCTGACTGATAAGCAGCTACTGGCTACGCGAGGCTGGTAACACCCCAAACCTCCAACCTTGCCCTTGAAAAATAAGGAAAAGCTAATAGTAGGTGTCCTCGCCGTTCAGGGGGACTTCGCCGAGCACATCGCCATTCTTAAAAAGATAGGCGTCGAGACGCGGGAAGTCCGCCTCCCCAAAGACCTGGACGGCGTGGACGCAGTCATTATCCCCGGCGGCGAGAGCACCACCCTTCGCAAGCTCTTCGACCTCTACGGACTGACCGACGCCGTGACCAGGGTCGCCAAGAAGGGGACGCCCATCTGGGGCACCTGCGCAGGCATGATTATGCTGGCCGACAGGCTGACCGACGACCGTCCAGAGCCTCTCCATTTAATGGACATCACCGTTACTCGAAACGCCTTCGGACGGCAGGTGGACAGCTTTGAGGCGGACATAGATTTCCCCAAGGTCGGCAAGAAGCCTTTCAGGGCTGTCTTTATAAGAGCGCCCGCAATTGATAAAGTAGAAGAAGGGGTTGAGATTCTCGGAAAGCTCTCAGATGGCTCTCCGGTGGCCCTCCAGCAGGGAAACCTTCTGGTGACCTCCTTCCATCCTGAGCTGACTGAGGACACTCGGTTCCACAAATTTTTCTTGAGCTTGGTTAAACCGGCTAATGGAAGAAATAGATATAAGGACTAACCAGCCAGGGCCAAAAGTGTTGCAAGAACATTCACCGCCTACTAGCGAGAGTCCTCCCCAAAGGGAAAAACTCGTCCGAGACGATCTAGAGCTTCTGCTTGCTTGCCTGCCCCATCGCGTAGTCGAACCCCTCCGCCAGCGGCCCAACCTCAGCGACCTCCTGGAAGTTGTACTTGACCTGGGACGTCTGCCCGAAGCCCGATTCCCTGACTCAGACCTGGTCCTCGATTACCGCGAAATCAGCCAGGAGGACCTGGATTATGTAATTCAGCGCGTGGGGGACTTTGGCGAGGACAACCGCGCGGGCATTGAGCGGACGCTTCACCGAATATCAGTCATGCGGAACCGCAAAGGCCGCATTCTGGGCGTCACCTGCCGCGTGGGCCGCGCGGTGTTTGGCACTATTCGCATCATTGAAGACCTGGTGTTCTCAGGCAAGAGCATCCTGCTGCTGGGAAGACCTGGCGTCGGCAAGACCACCATGCTGCGCGAGGTTGCCCGTGTGCTGGCGGAGACGGCGCGCAGACGCGTTATTGTTGTGGACACCTCCAACGAAATCGCCGGCGACGGCGACATACCCCACCCCGCCATTGGCCGCGCCCGCCGCATGCAGGTCGCGTCGCCCAGCCAGCAGCATAACGTGATGATCGAGGCGGTGGAGAACCACATGCCGCAGGTCATTATCATCGACGAGATGGGGACGGAGCTGGAGGCGGCGGCGGCCCGCACCATTGCCGAGCGAGGCGTCCAGCTGGTCGCCACCGCTCACGGCAACACCCTCGATAACCTTATATTGAACCCGACGCTGTCAGACCTGGTGGGCGGCATCCAGTCGGTTACCCTGGGCGACGAGGAGGCCCGTGCGCGCGGCACCCAGAAGACGGTATTAGAGCGCAAGGCTCCTCCCACCTTTGAGGTAGTGGTGGAGATACAGAGCTGGGACAAGGTGGCAGTTCACGACGACGTAGCCAAGGTGGTGGACGCCTGGCTTCGGGGCTACCCCCTGGCGCCGGAGGTCAGGTCGATTGATGACCTGGGGCGCGTGAGGAAAGAACGCCACGCCGCCGTCACCCGAGACGTAGGCGTGTCCCAGCAAGGCCAGGGACGAGAGCGGAAGGGTTATAAGCGCCGCGAGCGGGAGTCCGCCCGCGGAGGCCGGCGGTGGGAGGATTCGGGCGGGAGAGTCGAGGAGGAGCCTGAGGAACGAGAGGTGAGGGAGATTCCGGGGACGCGGGTGTTCCCCTTCGGCGTAGGCCGCGACCGCATAGAGCAGGCGGCGGACGACCTTGGGATGTCGGTGGACGTGGTCAACGAGATGCGCAACGCCGACCTCATCCTTACCACCAAGACCCACTACAAGCGCGGCGCGCGCCTTATTCACAGCGCCGAGCAGGCCGGAAAGCCTGTGTACGTGGTGCGCAAGAACTCGGCCTCCCAGGTGCAGCAGGTGCTTCGCAGCCTGCAACGCAACGGCTCCTCCAACGGGCATGAGGACGAGTCGCTGGAAGGCGCTTTGCAGGAGACCCACGAGGCGGCGCGGCGGGTGCTGCAAGGGGAGGAGTTCGTGGACCTGGCGCCGCAGCGGGCTTATATCCGACGCCTGCAACACTTGCTGGCGGACCAGTACAACCTCTCCTCCACCTCCAGCGGCGCCGACCCTAACCGCCACGTCCGGCTTATGTCCAAGTAACGCGCTGTGGCCCCTTTCATCGTTTTCGAGGGGATTGACGGCTCGGGCAAGAGCACCCAGGCCTACGCCTTCCATCAGGCGCTGCTGAAGAAGGGCTACGACGCTATTCTGACGCGAGAGCCCGGCGGCACGCCCCTGGGCGAGACCATTGCCCATTGGCTCAAGACCGTTCCAGAGCGCACCAACCTGTCCGAGCTGTTCTTATTCGCCGCCAGCCGCGCCCAGCACGTGTCGCAGCTTATAAAGCCGTCGCTGGCCAAGGGCAAGGTGGTGGTGTGCGACCGGTTTACCGCGTCGACGCTGGCCTACCAGGGCTACGGCCGCGGGCTGGACCTGTCGCTGATTCGACGCGTCAACGCCGATGCCGCCGCCGGCCTAGAGCCGACGCTGACGGTGCTGCTGGACGCGCCTGTGGAGGTCATTGTCCATCGCAAGAAAGGCACCAAGCAGGACGTGATAGAGAGTTCCGGACGGGAGTTCCTGCAACGCGTCCGGGACGGCTATCTGGCGCTGGCTGAGGAGTCGCCTGAATCGTGGGTGGTGGTGGACGGGCGGGGGAGCCGTGAGGAGGTGGCGGAGAAGGTGCGGAAGGCGGTTGACAAGACGTTAACTGGTATGGCGTAGAATAACACTCGTCGCCAGTCCGCCATGAATATCGGCGGATGGAGGTGAAGCCATAGCGCACGCCCGTGTAAACGGTATCAATCTCTATTACGAACTTAAGGGGGCTTCAGGCGAGCCGCTGGTCCTGGTCCACGGCTCCTGGGGCAACTCCAACAACTGGGACATGGTCTTCGGCCCGCTGTCCGAGTCCTTTCGTGTCCTTACCTATGACCGCCGCGGGCATAGCCGCAGCGAACGGCCAGCGGGTCAGGGAAGCGTCCATGAGGACATCGCAGACCTGGCGGCACTGGTTGAGCATCTTGGCTTAGCGCCAGCCCATATCGCCGGGAACTCCTTCGGCGCTTCGATTGTCCTGGGATGTGCGGCTAAGAATCCAGGGTTGTTCCGCTCACTTATCGCGCACGAGCCGCCGCTCTTCTCAGTTATTGATGGGGAGCCAAAGTTTCGGGATATGCTGCGAGAGACCAAGGCTCGGATAGGAAGTGTCATCGAGCGGCTAAAGCAGGGCGATATGGCAGGCGGCGCAGAACAGTTTGTGAACACAGTGGCATTCGGTCCGGGGGCATGGGAACGTCTACCCGCAGTGACAAAAGAAACGTTTATAAGTAATGCAGTTACCTTCCTGGACGAGGCGAATGACCCGGATGCGTTGTCTATTGACCTCAAGGGCCTGTCCAAGTTCACGCGCCCAGAGCTCATTTCCCATGGCGACAGCAGCCCGCCCTTCTTCTCGCCCATTGCCGCTGGAATCGCCAAATCGATCCCAGGCAGCACTCAAAAGACCATAACAGGTGCGGGCCACGTCCCCCATCTGAGTCACCCAACGGATTACGTGGCGATGGTCAAAGGGTTTGTTCAGTCAGTGAGAGCGAAGG includes these proteins:
- the pyrR gene encoding bifunctional pyr operon transcriptional regulator/uracil phosphoribosyltransferase PyrR, whose protein sequence is MSSKILMTEDDLRRVLSRMAHQVLERHKGVDDLVLAGIPTRGLPIAQRLAQKLLDLEGDAVPVVCLDPRPFRDDRSNHSNGPVKAAPLSAPVAGRKVIIVDDVLFTGRTSRAALDALTHAGRPGLVELAVLVDRGHRELPIRADYVGKNLPTSMSERIQVRLKEVDGVDQVALIRYREE
- the pdxS gene encoding pyridoxal 5'-phosphate synthase lyase subunit PdxS; the protein is METGTTGTWKVKVGLAQMLKGGVIMDVVTADQAKIAEDAGACAVMALERVPADIRAAGGVARMSDPTKIIEIQEAVTIPVMAKCRIGHFVEAQVLEALGIDYIDESEVLTPADEDHHVLKHDFKVPFVCGCRNLGEALRRISEGAAMIRTKGEAGTGDVVEAVRHNRTVQDEIRKIKNMLDEELPTEAKNLGAPIELVREVKKLGRLPVVNFSAGGVATPSDAALMMQLGSDGVFVGSGIFKSENPAKMAKAIVQATTHFREPKIVAEVSKGLGTPMSGIAVKSLTDKQLLATRGW
- the pdxT gene encoding pyridoxal 5'-phosphate synthase glutaminase subunit PdxT, which gives rise to MKNKEKLIVGVLAVQGDFAEHIAILKKIGVETREVRLPKDLDGVDAVIIPGGESTTLRKLFDLYGLTDAVTRVAKKGTPIWGTCAGMIMLADRLTDDRPEPLHLMDITVTRNAFGRQVDSFEADIDFPKVGKKPFRAVFIRAPAIDKVEEGVEILGKLSDGSPVALQQGNLLVTSFHPELTEDTRFHKFFLSLVKPANGRNRYKD
- a CDS encoding AAA family ATPase translates to MEEIDIRTNQPGPKVLQEHSPPTSESPPQREKLVRDDLELLLACLPHRVVEPLRQRPNLSDLLEVVLDLGRLPEARFPDSDLVLDYREISQEDLDYVIQRVGDFGEDNRAGIERTLHRISVMRNRKGRILGVTCRVGRAVFGTIRIIEDLVFSGKSILLLGRPGVGKTTMLREVARVLAETARRRVIVVDTSNEIAGDGDIPHPAIGRARRMQVASPSQQHNVMIEAVENHMPQVIIIDEMGTELEAAAARTIAERGVQLVATAHGNTLDNLILNPTLSDLVGGIQSVTLGDEEARARGTQKTVLERKAPPTFEVVVEIQSWDKVAVHDDVAKVVDAWLRGYPLAPEVRSIDDLGRVRKERHAAVTRDVGVSQQGQGRERKGYKRRERESARGGRRWEDSGGRVEEEPEEREVREIPGTRVFPFGVGRDRIEQAADDLGMSVDVVNEMRNADLILTTKTHYKRGARLIHSAEQAGKPVYVVRKNSASQVQQVLRSLQRNGSSNGHEDESLEGALQETHEAARRVLQGEEFVDLAPQRAYIRRLQHLLADQYNLSSTSSGADPNRHVRLMSK
- the tmk gene encoding dTMP kinase, translated to MAPFIVFEGIDGSGKSTQAYAFHQALLKKGYDAILTREPGGTPLGETIAHWLKTVPERTNLSELFLFAASRAQHVSQLIKPSLAKGKVVVCDRFTASTLAYQGYGRGLDLSLIRRVNADAAAGLEPTLTVLLDAPVEVIVHRKKGTKQDVIESSGREFLQRVRDGYLALAEESPESWVVVDGRGSREEVAEKVRKAVDKTLTGMA
- a CDS encoding alpha/beta hydrolase; translation: MAHARVNGINLYYELKGASGEPLVLVHGSWGNSNNWDMVFGPLSESFRVLTYDRRGHSRSERPAGQGSVHEDIADLAALVEHLGLAPAHIAGNSFGASIVLGCAAKNPGLFRSLIAHEPPLFSVIDGEPKFRDMLRETKARIGSVIERLKQGDMAGGAEQFVNTVAFGPGAWERLPAVTKETFISNAVTFLDEANDPDALSIDLKGLSKFTRPELISHGDSSPPFFSPIAAGIAKSIPGSTQKTITGAGHVPHLSHPTDYVAMVKGFVQSVRAKGKPGARRR